In Shouchella patagoniensis, the following are encoded in one genomic region:
- a CDS encoding PDZ domain-containing protein, which translates to MTETFFIALGSFFLHPLLYISLVAMAIHSVLRVGRERRSFHTRVFAKRADFIISFLPSMLAGLIASILLLALGLVLSVQILVFAAAASVLLLLSGKFQLQSPTYIFGLVSVSYLVIPMSLFPEWSSFQLPVEVLFPSILALMSILLFMQSFLIRMNGQALTSPQLKQGKRGRYIGVHQVKRLWILPIVLFIPEGIIPTFTYWPIFNIGELSLQPIVIPFLLGFGKVTRALPKQAIQNEAHTQLGLAILASLFAVGLFVHPVIWLFLVSTLILFLLQTVHHVRAWIHERNQPAFFTEAQKSCRVVGVLPGSPAEKMNIAIGEEIVKVNGLEVFDEQSLYQALQVNSVYCKLEVKDTNGEKRFARGPLYSGEHYQLGVLLVRKEARLSDSIL; encoded by the coding sequence ATGACGGAGACTTTTTTTATCGCATTAGGCAGTTTTTTTCTTCATCCGCTTTTATACATAAGCCTTGTAGCAATGGCAATTCATTCTGTATTGAGAGTAGGACGTGAACGAAGATCGTTTCATACACGCGTATTTGCGAAGCGCGCGGATTTTATCATAAGCTTTTTACCGTCAATGCTTGCCGGTTTAATAGCCAGTATTTTGCTGCTTGCGTTGGGACTTGTTTTATCGGTTCAAATATTGGTTTTTGCTGCGGCTGCTTCGGTATTGTTATTATTAAGTGGGAAATTCCAATTACAATCACCTACCTATATCTTTGGCTTGGTAAGTGTGTCTTATCTGGTAATACCAATGAGCTTATTTCCAGAATGGAGTTCCTTTCAGCTTCCTGTAGAGGTTTTATTTCCGAGTATACTTGCGTTGATGTCAATCCTGCTTTTTATGCAAAGTTTTTTAATTCGAATGAATGGACAAGCTCTTACTTCACCTCAATTAAAACAAGGGAAAAGAGGACGTTATATAGGCGTCCATCAAGTGAAACGGCTTTGGATACTCCCAATAGTCCTATTTATCCCAGAAGGCATTATACCAACTTTTACATATTGGCCAATTTTTAATATTGGTGAATTAAGTCTTCAACCTATCGTTATCCCATTTCTCCTTGGGTTTGGAAAGGTTACCCGGGCTCTCCCTAAACAAGCGATACAAAACGAAGCACATACTCAGCTTGGTTTAGCAATACTCGCTAGTTTATTTGCCGTAGGCTTGTTTGTACACCCAGTTATTTGGTTGTTTCTTGTATCTACTCTCATACTCTTTTTATTACAAACGGTCCATCATGTAAGAGCTTGGATTCATGAAAGAAATCAACCAGCATTTTTTACTGAAGCACAAAAAAGCTGCCGTGTAGTTGGCGTGTTGCCAGGGAGTCCTGCAGAAAAAATGAATATTGCCATTGGGGAAGAAATTGTAAAAGTAAATGGTCTCGAGGTTTTTGATGAGCAAAGCCTTTACCAAGCGCTACAAGTGAACTCTGTATATTGTAAACTAGAAGTAAAAGACACTAACGGTGAAAAGCGATTTGCACGAGGTCCACTATATAGTGGTGAGCACTATCAACTTGGAGTGTTGCTTGTTCGTAAAGAAGCTCGCCTAAGTGATTCAATCTTATAG
- a CDS encoding S41 family peptidase: MKTKQLLFTMSVVVIIAVAGFFFINGLQLGQTNSGDALEDGQETAPEVILDDNELMEKFETALKTIEGSYVSEIERQQLIEGAINGMVETLDDPFSDYMDISSAADFQQSLSSHFEGIGAEVGLVDGYVSIISPMRESPAEKAGLLPNDAILEIDGESIEGWSVNEAVALIRGEGGTEVTLTIQRSGNSEPFNVSIVRDTIEVESVRSDTFEHEGALIGRLEITSFSEDVGTQFDQLLQELEVEGIDGLIVDVRGNPGGYLDGAQKIGNLLIPEGKPVVQIEHGDGEVESYNSSMQDKKPYPIVGLINGSSASASEILAAALKESGNYDLVGETTFGKGTVQKSIPMSDGSALKITTDRWLTADGNTIDKEGVEPTVEQSQPDYFYSIALSVEDGFERDQVSEQIGHAQNMLSGLGYDTGRNDGYFDEQTEVAIIEFQESHDLEVDGQLNAETAEKLQEDILTHIRDLENDEQLNRAIELVVEQASE; this comes from the coding sequence TTGAAAACAAAGCAGTTATTGTTTACAATGTCGGTTGTAGTGATTATTGCGGTCGCAGGTTTTTTCTTTATAAATGGATTACAATTGGGACAAACAAATTCTGGAGATGCACTAGAAGACGGTCAGGAGACAGCTCCAGAAGTCATTTTAGATGATAATGAACTGATGGAAAAGTTTGAGACAGCGCTAAAGACGATTGAAGGAAGTTATGTTTCTGAAATTGAACGTCAACAACTTATTGAAGGTGCGATTAATGGAATGGTGGAGACGTTAGATGACCCATTTTCCGATTACATGGATATTAGTTCTGCCGCTGATTTTCAACAATCTCTAAGTTCTCATTTTGAAGGAATTGGTGCTGAAGTTGGTTTGGTAGATGGATATGTATCAATAATTAGTCCAATGAGAGAATCACCTGCTGAAAAGGCAGGGCTTCTACCAAATGATGCAATTCTAGAAATTGATGGTGAATCGATTGAGGGTTGGTCCGTGAATGAAGCTGTAGCTCTTATACGGGGCGAAGGTGGCACAGAAGTGACGCTCACGATTCAAAGAAGTGGCAATAGCGAACCGTTTAATGTAAGTATTGTTCGGGATACGATTGAGGTAGAATCAGTTCGTTCAGATACGTTTGAACATGAGGGTGCTTTAATTGGAAGACTTGAAATTACGTCATTTTCTGAAGATGTTGGTACACAGTTTGATCAGTTGTTGCAAGAATTAGAAGTTGAAGGTATAGATGGATTAATTGTTGACGTTCGTGGCAATCCAGGTGGTTATTTAGATGGGGCACAAAAGATTGGTAACTTACTTATTCCTGAAGGAAAACCAGTTGTTCAAATTGAGCATGGAGATGGGGAAGTTGAAAGTTACAATTCCAGTATGCAAGATAAAAAACCATATCCGATTGTAGGTTTAATTAATGGAAGCAGTGCATCAGCTTCAGAAATTCTTGCAGCCGCATTAAAAGAGTCTGGTAATTATGATCTTGTTGGAGAAACGACTTTTGGAAAAGGAACGGTGCAAAAATCAATTCCAATGAGTGATGGCAGTGCTTTAAAAATTACCACTGATCGTTGGTTGACTGCAGACGGCAATACGATTGATAAAGAAGGTGTTGAACCAACGGTTGAGCAGAGTCAACCAGATTATTTTTATTCAATTGCACTTTCTGTAGAAGATGGTTTTGAACGGGATCAAGTATCTGAACAAATTGGGCATGCTCAAAACATGTTAAGTGGCCTTGGATATGATACCGGGCGCAACGATGGTTATTTTGATGAACAAACAGAAGTGGCAATTATTGAGTTTCAAGAGTCACATGATCTGGAAGTAGATGGTCAATTAAATGCTGAAACAGCTGAAAAGTTGCAAGAAGACATACTCACACATATCCGCGATCTAGAAAATGATGAGCAATTAAATCGTGCGATAGAATTAGTCGTTGAACAAGCATCTGAATAA
- a CDS encoding murein hydrolase activator EnvC family protein: MKNRLIRATVALMAATALIATGVQPANANSEINSRLDQVLDQQQENSERADETKSEISKLDAELKELQSEIETLKAEQQETQDKLEQTEDELAKLEEEITALEEEIEIIEERIVERTIILEERAISTYEAGGDVSYLEVLLGAQSFGDFIERVSAISTIAQHDQDLLEEHIADEERVQKAKSEVEAKREDVEDRKVELESLKSELNNQRDDLDQLEDELKSKEETLQSELGEIMSEEELLQKQEEAIEAELAAWEEEQERIKEEEERKAREAEEERKREEERKREEERSSANAEPSNEPAVTSASDDSRSSVNNSNNESASATPSSNSNSSFVRPATGTVTSQMGPRWGKFHWGIDIGKNGRTGEVPIVSVLDGTVVTAGYHQGGFGNWVLVTHQMNGQQYTTVYAHLDRIDVSTGQRVGQGQQLGTMGNTGASQGPHLHFEVHKGSFNWERTNAVDPMDYI, encoded by the coding sequence TTGAAGAATCGTTTAATCAGAGCAACAGTTGCGTTAATGGCTGCCACAGCGTTAATTGCAACTGGTGTACAACCTGCTAATGCTAATTCAGAGATTAATAGCAGGCTTGACCAGGTCTTGGACCAACAACAAGAAAACAGCGAAAGAGCAGACGAAACAAAATCGGAGATATCAAAACTTGATGCTGAATTAAAGGAATTGCAATCAGAGATCGAAACGTTAAAAGCAGAGCAACAAGAAACTCAAGATAAGTTAGAACAAACAGAAGATGAGTTAGCAAAACTCGAGGAAGAAATAACTGCACTTGAAGAAGAAATTGAGATCATTGAAGAACGTATTGTTGAACGTACGATTATCTTAGAAGAACGTGCTATTTCTACATATGAAGCAGGCGGAGATGTTAGTTATTTAGAAGTGTTGTTAGGGGCACAAAGTTTTGGAGATTTTATTGAACGGGTGTCTGCAATTTCAACCATTGCTCAACATGACCAAGACCTTCTAGAAGAACATATTGCAGATGAAGAACGGGTTCAAAAAGCTAAAAGTGAGGTTGAAGCAAAGCGAGAAGATGTCGAGGATCGCAAAGTAGAACTTGAATCATTAAAGTCAGAGCTTAATAATCAGCGCGATGATTTAGATCAATTAGAAGATGAATTGAAATCTAAAGAAGAAACGCTGCAGTCAGAGCTTGGTGAGATTATGAGTGAAGAAGAGCTATTGCAAAAGCAAGAAGAGGCAATTGAGGCAGAATTAGCTGCTTGGGAAGAAGAGCAGGAGCGTATAAAAGAAGAGGAAGAACGTAAGGCGCGTGAAGCTGAAGAAGAGCGTAAACGTGAGGAAGAACGTAAGCGGGAAGAAGAAAGATCCTCTGCAAATGCGGAACCTTCTAATGAACCTGCAGTAACATCAGCGTCAGACGACAGTCGATCTTCAGTGAATAATAGCAATAACGAATCTGCATCGGCTACGCCATCTTCAAATTCCAATTCAAGTTTTGTTCGTCCTGCTACTGGGACGGTTACTTCGCAAATGGGGCCGCGTTGGGGAAAATTCCATTGGGGAATTGATATTGGTAAAAATGGTCGTACAGGTGAAGTGCCGATTGTTTCCGTGTTAGATGGAACGGTTGTAACTGCTGGATATCATCAAGGTGGTTTTGGTAATTGGGTACTTGTAACCCACCAAATGAATGGTCAACAATATACGACAGTATATGCACATTTGGATCGTATAGACGTAAGCACAGGGCAGCGTGTTGGACAAGGTCAACAATTAGGAACGATGGGGAATACAGGTGCTTCTCAAGGGCCACACTTACATTTTGAAGTTCATAAAGGCTCATTTAACTGGGAACGGACAAATGCTGTAGATCCAATGGATTACATTTAA
- the ftsX gene encoding permease-like cell division protein FtsX produces the protein MKFNTLKRHIREGVKNLGRSGWMTFASLSAVTVMLVIVGFFLIVFLNGNHLASSIEENVEIRAFIEHGTNEEQISELIQEVENETNVNDIAFIDKEQGLENLIASTDIEAYNSLRGESPLRDALSITAASPQMTESVATAIDEHQYIHGVEYGAEILPDLFQITNTGRIAGTIVIGALLFTAMFLISNTIKLTIVARKKEIQIMKLVGATNGFVRWPFFIEGMLLGLLGSIIPILLIGFGYHFAYSETAGFFEARQYSILSPDQLIIQISVLLASVGLLVGIWGSVMSVRKFLKV, from the coding sequence ATGAAGTTTAATACATTGAAGCGCCATATACGCGAAGGGGTAAAGAATCTTGGACGAAGCGGTTGGATGACATTTGCCTCTCTTAGTGCTGTAACGGTAATGCTCGTAATCGTTGGATTCTTTTTGATTGTCTTTTTAAACGGAAATCATCTTGCTTCCAGTATAGAAGAAAATGTAGAGATACGTGCGTTTATTGAGCATGGTACAAACGAAGAACAAATTAGTGAACTTATTCAAGAAGTAGAAAATGAGACTAATGTTAATGACATTGCTTTTATCGATAAAGAACAAGGACTTGAAAATTTAATCGCATCTACAGATATAGAGGCTTACAACAGTTTACGAGGAGAAAGTCCGCTAAGAGATGCGCTTAGCATTACAGCTGCATCTCCGCAAATGACTGAAAGTGTTGCCACAGCAATTGATGAGCATCAATATATACATGGTGTTGAATACGGGGCGGAAATTTTGCCTGACTTATTCCAAATCACGAATACAGGTCGTATCGCAGGAACCATCGTTATAGGAGCTTTGTTGTTTACGGCAATGTTCTTAATCTCTAATACGATCAAGTTAACTATTGTAGCTCGTAAAAAAGAAATTCAAATCATGAAATTAGTTGGAGCGACGAATGGCTTTGTACGCTGGCCATTTTTTATTGAGGGTATGTTGCTTGGTTTACTAGGGAGCATTATCCCAATTCTGTTGATTGGATTTGGTTACCATTTTGCTTACAGTGAAACAGCTGGTTTTTTTGAAGCGCGACAGTATTCAATATTATCACCAGACCAATTGATTATTCAGATATCAGTATTATTAGCAAGCGTCGGACTTTTAGTGGGCATTTGGGGAAGTGTCATGTCGGTTCGTAAATTCTTAAAAGTGTAA
- the ftsE gene encoding cell division ATP-binding protein FtsE has product MIKLDDVWKVYTNNVKAINGMSVQFQKGEFVYIVGPSGAGKSTFIRLIYREEKATRGNIFVDNVNLTTIKEKEVPHLRRRVGVVFQDFKLLQSLTVFENIAFALEVIEEHPIKIKQRVYEVLELVKLKSKAKFLPSELSGGEQQRVAIARAVVNKPDVLIADEPTGNLDPDTAWSIMDILENINSLGTTVIMATHNKEIVNTLKRRVIAIEGGRIVRDEARGNYGYEV; this is encoded by the coding sequence ATAATAAAATTAGATGATGTTTGGAAAGTTTATACCAATAATGTGAAAGCAATAAATGGGATGTCTGTCCAATTTCAAAAAGGTGAGTTTGTTTATATTGTTGGTCCAAGTGGGGCAGGTAAGTCAACGTTTATCCGTTTAATATATAGAGAAGAAAAAGCAACGAGAGGCAATATTTTTGTAGATAACGTCAATTTGACAACGATTAAGGAAAAGGAAGTACCACATTTAAGACGTCGAGTAGGTGTTGTATTCCAAGATTTTAAATTACTACAGTCCTTAACAGTCTTTGAAAATATTGCTTTTGCTCTTGAAGTGATTGAAGAACATCCGATAAAAATTAAACAACGTGTGTATGAAGTGCTTGAACTAGTAAAGTTAAAAAGTAAAGCGAAGTTCTTACCAAGTGAATTATCTGGAGGAGAACAGCAACGGGTGGCGATTGCACGAGCTGTTGTTAACAAACCAGATGTATTGATAGCAGATGAGCCAACTGGAAATTTAGATCCAGACACAGCCTGGAGTATAATGGATATTTTAGAAAATATTAATTCTCTAGGTACAACAGTTATTATGGCAACACACAATAAAGAAATTGTTAATACGTTAAAACGCCGGGTTATTGCAATTGAAGGCGGACGGATTGTTCGTGATGAGGCAAGGGGGAATTACGGATATGAAGTTTAA
- a CDS encoding c-type cytochrome, with product MLIQIETGAGYEIYKQESCITFHGDNLEGASGPELTDHPWSAGEIDEIISNGIEFNWLHGSSKMDEEDQIILAEWLNEQ from the coding sequence ATGTTAATACAAATTGAAACTGGTGCTGGCTATGAAATTTATAAGCAGGAAAGTTGTATTACTTTTCATGGCGATAACTTAGAAGGGGCTAGTGGGCCAGAGCTAACAGACCATCCTTGGAGTGCAGGGGAAATTGATGAAATCATCAGTAATGGAATTGAATTCAATTGGCTTCATGGCTCCTCAAAAATGGATGAAGAGGATCAGATAATACTTGCAGAATGGCTTAATGAACAATAA
- a CDS encoding YitT family protein has protein sequence MTRRRQEPRPLVLAGFHYVRILLGSAIVALSFNLFLLPNQIAPGGVSGISTIANYALGFEPAYTLWALNIPIFILGLLLLGGFQYGAKTLIGTLFLPLVVFLTKDWVVEVSDPLLGALFGGIGVGLGLGLVFLSNASTGGTDLIAQIVQRFTGLSAGVCVGIIDGLVVVTSAFVFNIELALYALISLFVTTKTIDLVQMGVGYSKIAYIISTQEEEVQKALFQSVDRGVTKLAGYGGYTNKARSVLMCVVNQNEVSRLKQTVKKVDPHAFIVLTNASEVLGEGFKRA, from the coding sequence ATGACTCGACGACGACAAGAACCAAGGCCATTGGTTCTGGCAGGTTTTCATTATGTCCGTATTTTGTTAGGGTCGGCAATTGTGGCCCTCTCATTTAACTTGTTTTTGCTACCAAATCAAATCGCCCCAGGAGGCGTAAGCGGAATTAGTACAATTGCAAACTATGCATTAGGATTTGAACCAGCTTACACGCTTTGGGCGTTAAACATCCCAATTTTTATTTTAGGCTTATTGTTATTAGGTGGGTTTCAGTATGGGGCAAAAACATTGATAGGTACATTGTTTTTACCTTTAGTCGTTTTTTTAACAAAAGATTGGGTTGTTGAAGTAAGTGATCCTCTTTTAGGGGCATTATTTGGTGGGATTGGAGTAGGACTTGGTCTAGGTTTAGTGTTTCTATCAAATGCGAGTACTGGAGGAACAGATTTAATCGCACAAATTGTTCAGCGCTTTACCGGTTTATCTGCTGGGGTTTGTGTGGGAATTATTGATGGACTTGTGGTTGTGACATCTGCATTCGTTTTTAATATCGAACTTGCGTTGTATGCATTGATTTCTTTATTTGTAACTACTAAAACGATTGATTTAGTGCAAATGGGAGTTGGCTATTCTAAAATCGCCTATATCATCTCAACACAAGAAGAGGAAGTTCAAAAAGCCTTGTTTCAATCTGTTGACAGAGGCGTGACAAAACTTGCAGGATATGGTGGTTATACAAATAAGGCGCGTTCTGTGCTTATGTGTGTTGTGAACCAAAATGAAGTCTCCAGGTTAAAACAAACTGTTAAGAAAGTAGATCCTCACGCCTTTATCGTTTTGACTAACGCATCAGAAGTTTTAGGTGAGGGGTTTAAACGAGCTTAA
- the prfB gene encoding peptide chain release factor 2 (programmed frameshift), whose product MDLTEIKQELAILEKRLSDFRGSLDVEEKEERIAELEEKMADPDFWNSQDQAQVVISETNGLKEQVHTFKDMAEAFDDLEVSLELVREEEDAELATELEAGVAKLKTDMNQFELQLLLSEPYDKNNAILELHPGAGGTESQDWASMLLRMYTRWAEKRGFSVETLDYLPGDEAGVKSVTLLIKGHNAYGYLKAEKGVHRLVRISPFDSSGRRHTSFVSCEIMPELDDTIDIEINTEDLKIDTYRASGAGGQHINTTDSAVRITHLPTNTVVTCQSERSQIKNRDQAMKMMKAKLYQLRIEEQERELAEIRGEQKEIGWGSQIRSYVFHPYSMVKDHRTNFEIGNTNGVMDGELDGFIDAYLRQSLAM is encoded by the exons ATGGATTTAACTGAAATAAAACAAGAATTAGCTATACTAGAGAAACGACTATCTGATTTTAGGGGGTCTCTT GACGTAGAAGAGAAGGAAGAGCGGATTGCAGAATTAGAAGAAAAAATGGCTGATCCTGATTTCTGGAATAGTCAAGATCAAGCACAAGTTGTTATATCTGAAACAAACGGACTAAAAGAGCAAGTGCATACTTTTAAAGATATGGCCGAAGCTTTTGATGATCTAGAAGTGAGTTTAGAACTTGTTCGTGAAGAAGAAGACGCGGAACTTGCGACTGAACTGGAAGCAGGAGTTGCAAAGTTAAAGACAGATATGAATCAATTTGAACTACAATTACTTTTAAGTGAGCCGTATGACAAAAACAACGCTATTCTTGAATTACATCCAGGGGCAGGTGGAACAGAGTCCCAAGATTGGGCATCGATGTTACTACGTATGTATACTCGCTGGGCTGAGAAACGAGGGTTTTCGGTTGAAACACTCGACTATCTTCCAGGAGATGAGGCAGGTGTTAAAAGCGTAACACTTCTTATTAAAGGTCATAATGCTTACGGATATTTAAAAGCTGAAAAAGGAGTTCATCGCCTTGTAAGGATTTCCCCTTTTGATTCATCTGGAAGAAGACACACTTCATTTGTTTCATGTGAAATTATGCCAGAATTAGATGACACAATTGATATTGAAATAAATACAGAAGATTTGAAGATCGATACGTATCGCGCGAGCGGTGCAGGTGGTCAGCATATTAACACTACAGACTCTGCTGTTAGAATAACCCATCTACCAACAAATACAGTTGTGACATGTCAAAGTGAGCGCTCCCAAATTAAAAACCGTGATCAAGCCATGAAAATGATGAAGGCAAAACTTTATCAATTACGTATTGAAGAGCAGGAACGGGAATTAGCTGAAATTAGAGGCGAACAAAAAGAAATAGGTTGGGGTAGTCAAATTCGTTCTTATGTTTTCCATCCTTATTCAATGGTCAAAGACCACCGTACAAATTTTGAAATTGGAAATACAAACGGGGTAATGGATGGTGAACTAGACGGGTTTATTGATGCTTATCTTAGGCAATCCCTTGCCATGTAA
- the secA gene encoding preprotein translocase subunit SecA: MIGLLRKVVGDPAQKQLKKNEKVVDQVEALADEIKLLSDEGLKSKTSEFQTALQEGGTIDDIIVPALAVVREAAGRVLNEYPYRVQLLGALALHQGNIAEMKTGEGKTLVGTIAVYVQALAGKGVHIVTVNNYLASRDLQNYGRVFQFLGLTVGLNENGLSKEDKQKAYAADVTYSTNNELGFDYLRDNMVLYKEQMVQRPLHFALVDEVDSILVDEARTPLIISGSVERKTKLYGQANTFVRVLKLEDDYTYDEKTKTVQLTDEGVNKAERAFNIDNLYDQKHVQLNHHINQSLKAHVAMQRDADYVVEDGEVVIVDQFTGRLMKGRRYSDGLHQALEAKEGLEVQRESITLASITFQNYFRMYNKLAGMTGTAKTEEEEFRNIYGMDVMVIPTNKEIAREDRSDLIYKTMQAKFNAVVEEISELHKSGQPVLVGTVNVETSEVVSKMLTKKRIPHHVLNAKNHEREAEIIENAGQKGSVTIATNMAGRGTDIKLGSGVKDLGGLHVLGTERHESRRIDNQLRGRAGRQGDVGSSQFYLSMEDELMRRFGSDNMRTMMEKLGMDEDQPIESKWVSRAVETAQKRVEGNNFDARKQVLQFDDVMREQREIIYKQRMEVLESENLKSIVENMMKASVEHVVKTHTPDSLVQEEWDLNAIVTYMNGQLLSEDALSVKDIKGKEQDEIIELINERVLAAYAAKEAEVSSEQMREFEKVIMLRTVDRKWMNHIDQMDQLRQGIHLRAYGQNDPLREYRFEGFNMFEAMIAEIEEEVSMYVMKAQVQQNLQRQEVAEGKAVQPSAKGEAQKKPKNKPIRKGEDIGRNDPCICGSGKKYKNCCGANA, from the coding sequence ATGATCGGTTTACTTCGGAAAGTAGTTGGCGATCCTGCCCAAAAACAATTAAAGAAAAATGAAAAAGTTGTTGATCAAGTTGAAGCGTTGGCTGATGAAATAAAGTTACTTTCAGATGAAGGGCTAAAAAGCAAAACAAGTGAATTCCAAACAGCCTTGCAGGAAGGTGGCACAATTGATGATATCATTGTTCCAGCACTAGCTGTTGTTCGTGAAGCCGCAGGACGTGTGTTAAATGAATATCCTTACCGAGTTCAATTGCTTGGTGCTCTGGCACTTCATCAAGGGAATATCGCTGAAATGAAGACAGGGGAAGGAAAAACACTTGTCGGAACAATAGCTGTATATGTGCAGGCACTAGCAGGTAAAGGAGTTCACATCGTAACGGTCAACAATTATTTGGCGAGCCGTGACCTGCAAAACTACGGTCGCGTTTTTCAATTCCTGGGATTGACTGTTGGTCTAAATGAAAATGGTCTATCTAAAGAAGACAAACAAAAGGCATATGCAGCAGATGTCACATATAGCACGAATAATGAACTTGGATTTGATTATTTGCGCGATAATATGGTGCTTTATAAAGAACAAATGGTACAGCGACCACTCCATTTCGCTCTCGTTGATGAAGTTGATTCAATATTAGTTGATGAAGCTAGAACACCGCTAATTATTTCTGGTTCGGTTGAACGCAAAACGAAATTATATGGACAAGCCAATACATTTGTTCGCGTATTAAAACTTGAAGATGATTACACATACGATGAAAAGACTAAAACGGTTCAACTAACGGATGAAGGTGTAAATAAAGCTGAACGAGCATTTAATATTGATAATCTTTATGATCAGAAACATGTTCAGTTAAACCATCATATAAATCAATCATTAAAAGCTCATGTTGCAATGCAACGGGATGCTGACTATGTAGTAGAGGACGGGGAAGTGGTCATTGTAGACCAATTTACTGGACGTTTAATGAAAGGTCGTCGCTACAGCGATGGTTTGCATCAAGCTCTTGAAGCAAAAGAAGGCCTTGAAGTACAACGTGAGAGTATAACACTTGCTTCTATCACTTTCCAGAATTACTTCCGTATGTACAATAAACTAGCAGGTATGACTGGTACGGCTAAAACAGAAGAAGAAGAGTTTCGTAACATTTACGGAATGGATGTAATGGTTATCCCAACTAATAAAGAGATTGCTCGTGAAGACCGTTCGGATTTAATCTATAAAACAATGCAAGCGAAATTTAACGCTGTCGTAGAAGAAATTAGCGAGCTTCATAAAAGTGGTCAGCCTGTACTTGTTGGTACTGTAAATGTTGAAACATCTGAAGTTGTATCAAAGATGCTAACGAAAAAACGTATACCACACCATGTGTTAAATGCAAAAAACCATGAACGTGAAGCTGAAATCATCGAAAACGCGGGACAAAAAGGCTCTGTAACGATTGCAACTAATATGGCAGGACGTGGTACAGATATTAAGCTTGGATCTGGTGTCAAAGATTTAGGGGGCTTACATGTACTTGGTACTGAACGCCATGAGAGTAGGCGAATTGACAATCAATTGCGTGGTCGTGCAGGTCGTCAAGGTGACGTTGGTTCTTCCCAGTTTTACTTGTCCATGGAAGATGAACTCATGAGACGTTTTGGCTCTGATAATATGCGTACGATGATGGAAAAACTAGGTATGGATGAAGATCAGCCAATTGAATCTAAATGGGTTTCAAGAGCCGTAGAAACAGCGCAGAAACGAGTAGAGGGAAATAACTTTGATGCTCGTAAGCAAGTACTGCAATTTGATGACGTTATGCGTGAACAACGTGAAATTATTTATAAGCAACGGATGGAAGTGCTTGAATCCGAGAACTTGAAGTCAATTGTTGAAAACATGATGAAAGCATCAGTAGAGCATGTTGTTAAAACACATACTCCAGATTCACTTGTACAAGAAGAATGGGATCTAAATGCAATTGTGACATACATGAACGGGCAACTATTGAGTGAAGATGCCTTGTCTGTAAAAGATATAAAAGGGAAAGAACAAGACGAGATTATTGAGCTTATTAATGAGAGAGTTCTTGCAGCTTATGCCGCTAAAGAAGCTGAAGTATCTTCAGAACAAATGCGTGAGTTCGAAAAAGTGATCATGCTGCGTACAGTTGACCGCAAGTGGATGAACCATATAGATCAAATGGATCAGCTTCGTCAGGGGATTCATTTACGAGCATACGGACAAAATGATCCATTGCGTGAATACCGCTTTGAAGGGTTTAACATGTTTGAAGCGATGATTGCAGAAATTGAAGAAGAGGTATCAATGTATGTAATGAAAGCTCAAGTTCAACAGAACTTACAACGCCAAGAAGTAGCTGAAGGAAAAGCTGTACAACCTTCTGCTAAAGGAGAGGCACAGAAAAAACCAAAGAATAAACCAATTCGTAAAGGCGAGGACATTGGACGTAATGATCCTTGTATTTGCGGAAGTGGTAAAAAATATAAAAATTGTTGTGGGGCAAACGCATAA